One Stenotrophomonas maltophilia DNA window includes the following coding sequences:
- a CDS encoding MacB family efflux pump subunit yields MTGAEKDAPLLRVRGIRREFAAGEQTLVVLDGIDLDIRAGELVAIVGQSGSGKSTLMNILGCLDRPSSGAYQIAGRETAQMAPDELAELRREHFGFIFQRYHLLTDLTALGNVEVPAIYAGMPATMRHARAGELLARLGLGERMLHLPGELSGGQQQRVSIARALMNGGAVIFADEPTGALDTQSGKEVMKILGELHAEGHTVVLVTHDMAVAEHAQRIIEIRDGRIVDDRPTAAATAAAGLTAATLQARSEGTGWQALRDRFSEAFRMALRAMNAHRMRTFLTMLGIIIGIASVVSVVALGTGARQAILSNIASLGTTTIEVYPGSGFGDVHAAQVETLTPGDSTALAGQPFVDSATPGVASSGTAQRGNRSANVQMQGVSEQYFRVHGLKLGQGRFFDQPAVASYQQVVVIDANTRARFFAAQENPIGQTLLGNVPVRVVGVVKKEAGAVGDASLLQVWVPYTTAMARMLGQSHVSSITVRVSDTVGMQAAEASIRRLLERRHGRQDFYMSNNAQIRTSIEQTTRILTLMISSIAAIALVVGGIGVMNIMLVSVTERTREIGVRMAVGARRSDILQQFLIESVLVCLLGGVLGICMALALGTVLALANIGFSLVFSTTSILAAFACSSLIGIGFGYLPARRAAQLDPVEALVR; encoded by the coding sequence ATGACGGGCGCAGAGAAGGATGCACCGCTGCTGCGTGTGCGCGGCATCCGCCGCGAATTTGCAGCCGGCGAACAGACCCTGGTCGTGCTCGATGGCATCGACCTGGATATCCGTGCCGGTGAACTGGTGGCCATCGTCGGCCAGTCCGGTTCGGGCAAATCCACCCTGATGAACATTCTGGGCTGCCTGGATCGGCCCTCGTCCGGCGCGTATCAGATCGCCGGTCGCGAGACCGCGCAGATGGCACCGGACGAACTGGCCGAGCTGCGCCGCGAGCACTTCGGCTTCATCTTCCAGCGCTACCACCTGCTGACCGATCTGACCGCACTGGGCAATGTGGAAGTGCCGGCAATCTATGCGGGAATGCCTGCCACCATGCGCCATGCCCGGGCGGGTGAGCTGTTGGCGCGACTGGGCCTGGGCGAACGCATGCTGCATCTGCCCGGTGAGCTGTCCGGTGGGCAGCAGCAGCGCGTGTCGATCGCGCGCGCGCTGATGAACGGCGGCGCAGTGATCTTCGCCGATGAGCCCACCGGCGCATTGGACACCCAGTCCGGCAAGGAGGTGATGAAGATCCTGGGCGAACTGCACGCCGAAGGCCATACGGTGGTGCTGGTCACTCATGACATGGCCGTGGCCGAGCATGCACAGCGCATCATCGAAATCCGCGATGGGCGCATCGTCGATGATCGCCCTACCGCTGCCGCGACAGCGGCCGCTGGCCTCACCGCAGCCACCCTGCAGGCGCGCAGCGAAGGCACCGGCTGGCAAGCCCTGCGCGACCGTTTCAGCGAAGCCTTCCGCATGGCCCTGCGCGCAATGAACGCGCACCGCATGCGCACCTTCCTGACCATGCTCGGCATCATCATCGGCATTGCCTCGGTGGTGTCGGTGGTCGCCCTGGGCACGGGCGCACGTCAGGCCATCCTGTCCAACATCGCTTCGCTGGGCACCACCACCATCGAAGTCTATCCGGGCTCCGGCTTCGGCGATGTGCACGCCGCACAGGTCGAGACCCTGACGCCCGGCGACAGCACAGCGCTGGCCGGGCAACCGTTCGTGGACAGCGCCACACCCGGCGTCGCCAGCAGCGGCACCGCGCAGCGTGGCAACCGCTCGGCCAACGTGCAGATGCAGGGTGTGAGTGAGCAGTACTTCCGCGTGCACGGCCTGAAGCTGGGGCAAGGCCGCTTCTTCGACCAGCCCGCCGTCGCCAGCTACCAGCAGGTGGTGGTGATCGACGCCAACACGCGCGCACGGTTCTTCGCCGCACAGGAAAATCCGATCGGCCAGACCCTGCTTGGCAATGTCCCGGTGCGGGTGGTGGGCGTGGTGAAGAAGGAAGCCGGCGCCGTCGGCGATGCCTCGTTGCTGCAGGTCTGGGTGCCCTACACCACCGCCATGGCGCGCATGTTGGGGCAGAGCCATGTATCCAGCATCACCGTGCGCGTGTCCGACACCGTGGGCATGCAGGCCGCGGAGGCCTCCATCCGCCGGCTGCTGGAGCGCCGCCACGGGCGGCAGGACTTCTACATGAGCAACAACGCGCAGATCCGCACTTCAATCGAGCAGACCACCCGCATCCTCACGCTGATGATCAGCTCCATTGCCGCCATCGCGTTGGTGGTGGGCGGCATCGGGGTGATGAACATCATGCTGGTGTCGGTAACCGAGCGTACGCGTGAGATCGGCGTGCGCATGGCGGTGGGCGCGCGCCGCAGCGACATCCTGCAGCAGTTCCTGATCGAATCGGTACTGGTCTGCCTGCTTGGTGGCGTGCTGGGTATCTGCATGGCGCTTGCGCTGGGGACAGTGCTGGCACTGGCCAACATCGGCTTTTCGCTTGTGTTCTCGACGACCTCGATTCTGGCAGCGTTTGCCTGCAGCAGCCTGATCGGTATTGGCTTCGGCTACCTGCCGGCACGCCGTGCGGCACAGCTGGACCCGGTGGAGGCGCTGGTGCGCTGA
- a CDS encoding EF-hand domain-containing protein, with the protein MNKTLLIIALCAAPLIGHAASSDPKLAYIDSSFAVMDSNGDGRIDKSEYAKYQQARFSRQADSIDAAFKEMDADKDGKISRKEAAVVPEIAKYFAGLDTDGDGYLSLKEMQQAMVAAQTADTPAK; encoded by the coding sequence ATGAACAAGACGCTACTGATCATCGCCCTGTGTGCCGCACCGCTGATCGGCCACGCCGCCAGCAGCGACCCGAAGCTGGCCTATATCGACTCCAGCTTCGCCGTTATGGACAGCAACGGCGATGGTCGCATCGACAAGTCCGAGTACGCGAAGTACCAGCAGGCACGCTTCAGCAGGCAGGCCGACTCCATCGACGCCGCGTTCAAGGAAATGGATGCCGACAAAGACGGAAAGATCAGCAGGAAGGAAGCCGCGGTGGTGCCGGAAATCGCGAAGTATTTCGCGGGGCTGGATACTGATGGCGATGGCTATCTGTCGCTGAAGGAAATGCAGCAGGCCATGGTGGCCGCGCAGACGGCAGACACCCCGGCGAAGTAG
- a CDS encoding winged helix-turn-helix transcriptional regulator, with amino-acid sequence MRSKRWDGKSGCAVEVTLSVMGGVWKPVILFHLMTGKRRFMELTRRVPNATQSMLTSQLRELEADGVVIRHVYPEVPPKVEYELSEFGRTLVPVLLAMREWGETYRGHRSTDSDG; translated from the coding sequence ATGCGTAGCAAGCGTTGGGACGGCAAGAGCGGGTGCGCTGTGGAGGTCACGCTGTCGGTGATGGGTGGCGTGTGGAAGCCTGTCATCCTCTTTCACCTGATGACGGGCAAGCGGCGTTTCATGGAACTGACGCGGCGGGTGCCCAATGCCACCCAGTCCATGCTCACCAGCCAGCTGCGTGAACTGGAAGCCGATGGGGTGGTGATCCGCCACGTGTACCCGGAAGTACCGCCGAAGGTGGAGTACGAGCTTTCCGAGTTCGGGCGCACGCTGGTTCCGGTGCTGCTGGCCATGCGCGAGTGGGGTGAAACCTATCGCGGCCATAGAAGCACGGACAGCGACGGCTGA
- a CDS encoding Smlt3025 familytype IV secretion system inhibitor yields MHVMSPGRCLTLALAVVVSAGACARPPSTEHERNPAMSGATQTGRTINGHTYTDAPVDVKLGPNTFRIPANYLDSQIAPWPGEGVTLVIEWPDMKPTLPGARANPRTNDFRKEIAVAIDYIDRAPIETSLERLSSNQASTEEGSVERGDPRDRLDLRIARPDVMGLTPYAIDETRMEVFSKEYESRYGKPPIRNPAYEDDWYVARAPNGSLTTFIKCESTAFRGDGVRLRGDQVISEQGQAAAGCFHYFSDVENMLSISLNYKRAFLADWKRMEDAVRDVLARSRVRK; encoded by the coding sequence ATGCACGTGATGTCTCCCGGCCGTTGCCTGACGCTCGCGCTTGCCGTCGTAGTGAGTGCCGGCGCGTGTGCACGTCCGCCGTCCACCGAACACGAAAGGAATCCCGCCATGTCCGGCGCAACCCAGACCGGCCGCACGATCAACGGCCACACCTATACCGATGCCCCCGTGGACGTGAAGCTTGGGCCGAACACCTTCCGCATTCCGGCCAACTACCTGGACAGCCAGATCGCACCGTGGCCTGGCGAGGGCGTGACGCTGGTCATCGAGTGGCCGGACATGAAGCCGACACTGCCAGGTGCCCGGGCCAATCCGCGTACGAATGATTTCCGGAAGGAGATTGCTGTGGCGATCGATTATATCGATCGCGCGCCAATCGAAACATCATTGGAGCGATTGTCCTCCAACCAGGCATCCACCGAGGAAGGATCGGTGGAGCGAGGGGATCCTCGGGATCGGCTCGATCTGCGGATTGCGCGGCCCGACGTCATGGGCCTGACGCCTTACGCCATCGATGAAACGAGGATGGAGGTTTTCTCGAAGGAGTACGAATCGCGCTATGGAAAACCGCCCATCCGAAATCCTGCGTATGAAGATGACTGGTACGTCGCGCGCGCTCCCAACGGCAGCCTGACCACATTCATCAAATGCGAAAGCACGGCGTTCCGGGGGGATGGTGTTCGCCTGCGGGGCGATCAGGTCATCAGTGAGCAAGGGCAAGCTGCGGCAGGTTGCTTCCACTACTTCTCGGATGTGGAGAACATGCTTTCCATCTCGCTGAACTACAAGCGCGCCTTCCTGGCGGACTGGAAGCGGATGGAAGATGCGGTGCGGGATGTCCTCGCGCGCTCCCGAGTCCGGAAGTGA
- a CDS encoding tyrosine-type recombinase/integrase produces the protein MGLKINRLTARRVATIAEPGYHPDGGGLYLQVTASGAKSWVFRYRFEGKRPEMGLGPLYVIGLAEAREAAGAARKMVQAGQDPLAGRRAAAVATASIPTFWEAATAYIAEREAGWTNPKHAGQWTSTLETYAKPVLGHLRVDRIETEHVLAVLRPIWATKTETASRVRQRMEAVLDAVTVQKKRSGENPARWRGHLAVILPKPTAVTKVQNFAALPYAELPAFIAALRSRHGEAARALEFTILTAARTGMTLGAVPGEVDLAAGTWTLPSDRMKAKVEHTVPLSKPALALLEPRMKRALLFPNDLSNEPMSENAMLALLKRMGFGHVTVHGFRSTFKDWASETTDYPDDLSEAALAHRIRDKAKAAYKRGTMLEKRRALMSAWAEFCGNAPFPP, from the coding sequence ATGGGATTGAAGATCAATCGCCTGACGGCGAGACGGGTTGCGACGATCGCCGAGCCAGGCTACCACCCGGACGGTGGCGGCCTGTACCTGCAGGTGACCGCGTCCGGCGCCAAGAGCTGGGTGTTCAGGTATCGATTTGAGGGGAAGCGCCCGGAAATGGGCTTGGGTCCTCTGTACGTGATCGGCTTGGCGGAGGCGCGGGAGGCGGCAGGAGCCGCGAGGAAGATGGTGCAGGCCGGTCAGGATCCTCTTGCGGGTAGGCGAGCAGCAGCGGTCGCCACGGCCAGCATCCCGACATTCTGGGAAGCCGCCACCGCATACATCGCGGAGCGCGAAGCAGGATGGACCAATCCGAAGCACGCCGGCCAGTGGACCAGCACGCTAGAGACGTATGCCAAGCCGGTGTTGGGACACCTGCGGGTGGATCGCATCGAGACCGAGCATGTTCTGGCCGTACTGCGGCCAATCTGGGCCACCAAGACAGAGACTGCCAGCCGCGTACGACAACGCATGGAGGCCGTGCTTGACGCCGTGACCGTGCAGAAGAAGCGCAGCGGGGAGAACCCGGCGCGATGGCGCGGGCACCTGGCCGTGATCTTGCCGAAACCCACCGCAGTGACCAAAGTGCAGAACTTCGCCGCACTGCCCTATGCCGAGCTTCCAGCTTTCATTGCTGCCCTGCGGTCCAGACACGGCGAGGCAGCGCGTGCCCTCGAGTTCACTATCCTCACCGCGGCCCGGACAGGAATGACACTGGGAGCTGTGCCAGGGGAGGTAGATCTCGCCGCCGGCACCTGGACTTTGCCCAGCGACCGGATGAAAGCCAAGGTGGAGCATACGGTCCCGCTGTCCAAGCCAGCGCTGGCGCTTCTGGAGCCACGCATGAAGCGAGCCTTGCTTTTCCCCAACGACCTCAGCAATGAGCCGATGAGTGAGAACGCAATGCTGGCCCTATTGAAGCGCATGGGCTTTGGACATGTCACGGTCCACGGCTTCAGGTCAACATTCAAGGACTGGGCTAGCGAAACCACGGACTATCCGGACGACTTATCTGAGGCTGCCTTGGCTCACAGGATCCGCGATAAAGCCAAAGCAGCCTACAAGCGCGGAACTATGCTGGAGAAGCGGAGGGCGCTGATGTCTGCATGGGCAGAGTTCTGCGGAAATGCTCCGTTTCCGCCCTGA
- a CDS encoding UvrD-helicase domain-containing protein has translation MEWRPSIWGQRVTRSPHWWLRLDGESIELNVAGQQYRQRVDDDHSVQVIPGLFWSRVELQTGSAARLSVDGLANAQASRLAAALQQMRFARTTRGRKALFDTILEQIQAWLSAADALIDRGSAGRRWITHEQQQALLAERSSLPLQPAELEQLFLDENVHGDLHSHSHRAALDALHDWQLDWPAAWAEANATMATRERMLAKDFLDRVESKPLTEEQARAVICFDNRVQVVAAAGSGKTSTMVAKAAYAIDRGFVDAERIVMLAFNKDAAKELEERARRCFDRLGMGDTVVEARTFHALGLAIIAKATGRKPDIPEWAVDATLGFNKLAELVDDLKDRSTHFRTQWDMFRLVFGRDLPPFGAEMEAEGYDRDGTPYIRTLQGERVKSLEECVIADWLFYNGVAYDYERRYEFDTATDTHRQYRPDFYYPDAQLYHEHFALDADGQPPKHFANYSEGMHWKRQQHVARGTALVETTSFGLRSGHALLDLAEKLGASDVELDPNPDRELPDQGAKPMPDADLIGLMRTFIAHAKSNCLTLDDMAARLRQMPEDQFKERHRRFLEIAGPVFQAWDNALADERGIDFEDMLNMAAGLLEQGRYESPYDLVMADEFQDASRARARLCRALVSRPGRYLFAVGDDWQSINRFAGADVSVMTGFREWMGHGQVLKLEQTFRCPQALCDVSSRFISRNPAQIAKAVRSAAPAMGPVLQAFQMNQREEVQDGVRQYLAKLHQQLLSGAVPQGRNGRVTVFVLGRYRADRGAVPSDWKTAFGSTMDVEFLTAHRSKGREADYVILPGMINRSFPSLRADDPVLSLAMPDGDTYPLSEERRLFYVALTRARRSVAMFTQQGKRSPFLDELVRDGAVEVTAISGAAINEERCPVCKVGVFVERNGPHGAFRSCSSYPLCHNKPNGGRRG, from the coding sequence ATGGAATGGCGCCCCTCGATCTGGGGCCAACGTGTGACTCGTTCTCCACACTGGTGGCTGCGGCTGGATGGCGAAAGCATCGAGCTGAACGTCGCCGGCCAGCAGTACCGGCAGCGAGTGGATGACGATCACAGCGTGCAGGTCATTCCAGGGCTTTTCTGGTCGCGGGTCGAGCTGCAGACAGGAAGCGCCGCGCGGCTGTCGGTGGACGGGCTTGCCAACGCGCAGGCGTCCCGGCTTGCGGCGGCGCTGCAGCAGATGCGCTTTGCGCGTACCACGCGAGGGCGCAAGGCCCTGTTTGACACGATCCTGGAGCAGATCCAGGCGTGGCTGAGCGCCGCGGACGCCCTCATCGACCGCGGCAGTGCCGGCCGCCGCTGGATCACCCACGAGCAGCAACAGGCATTGCTGGCCGAACGCTCCTCCCTGCCGCTGCAACCGGCGGAGCTGGAGCAACTGTTCCTTGATGAAAATGTGCATGGCGATCTGCATTCGCACAGCCATCGTGCTGCGCTGGATGCCCTGCACGACTGGCAGCTGGACTGGCCCGCCGCCTGGGCCGAGGCCAACGCCACAATGGCAACGCGTGAGCGGATGCTGGCCAAGGACTTCCTGGACAGGGTCGAGAGCAAACCACTGACCGAAGAACAGGCCCGCGCGGTCATCTGCTTCGACAACCGCGTGCAGGTCGTGGCCGCGGCCGGCTCTGGCAAAACTTCCACGATGGTCGCCAAGGCCGCTTATGCCATCGATCGCGGCTTTGTCGATGCCGAACGGATCGTGATGCTCGCCTTCAACAAGGACGCCGCCAAGGAGCTGGAGGAGCGCGCGCGGCGATGCTTCGACCGGCTCGGCATGGGCGACACCGTGGTCGAAGCGCGGACCTTCCACGCCCTCGGCCTGGCCATCATCGCCAAGGCGACAGGGCGCAAACCCGATATCCCGGAATGGGCGGTCGACGCGACGCTGGGCTTCAACAAGCTGGCCGAACTGGTGGACGACCTGAAGGACCGCTCGACCCATTTCCGAACCCAGTGGGACATGTTCCGTCTGGTGTTCGGGCGCGATCTGCCGCCATTCGGCGCGGAAATGGAGGCCGAGGGCTACGACCGCGATGGCACGCCCTACATTCGCACCCTCCAAGGTGAGCGGGTGAAGAGCCTGGAAGAGTGCGTGATCGCCGACTGGCTCTTCTACAACGGCGTGGCGTACGACTACGAACGGCGCTATGAATTCGATACCGCGACAGACACCCACCGCCAGTATCGTCCGGACTTCTACTATCCGGACGCTCAGCTGTATCACGAGCACTTTGCGCTGGATGCCGATGGCCAGCCGCCGAAGCACTTTGCCAACTACAGCGAGGGCATGCACTGGAAGCGCCAGCAGCATGTGGCGCGCGGCACCGCTCTGGTCGAGACGACGTCGTTTGGCCTGCGCAGCGGGCATGCCCTGCTGGACCTCGCAGAGAAGCTTGGCGCGTCTGACGTCGAACTGGACCCGAACCCGGACCGCGAACTGCCCGATCAGGGCGCCAAACCGATGCCCGATGCGGACCTGATCGGCTTGATGCGCACCTTCATTGCCCATGCCAAGAGCAACTGCCTGACGCTGGATGACATGGCCGCGCGCCTGCGGCAGATGCCCGAAGACCAGTTCAAGGAGCGTCACCGTCGCTTCCTGGAAATCGCCGGGCCGGTCTTCCAGGCCTGGGACAACGCGCTGGCTGACGAGCGTGGCATCGACTTCGAAGACATGCTCAACATGGCCGCTGGACTGCTGGAACAGGGCCGCTACGAATCGCCTTACGATCTGGTGATGGCCGATGAATTCCAGGACGCTTCGCGCGCCCGCGCACGCCTCTGCCGTGCATTGGTCAGCCGCCCCGGCCGCTATCTGTTTGCGGTGGGCGATGACTGGCAGTCGATCAATCGCTTCGCCGGTGCCGACGTTTCGGTGATGACCGGATTCCGCGAGTGGATGGGCCATGGCCAGGTGCTGAAACTGGAGCAGACGTTCCGCTGCCCGCAGGCACTGTGCGATGTGTCCAGCCGCTTCATCAGCCGCAACCCCGCGCAGATCGCCAAAGCAGTTCGCTCTGCCGCACCGGCCATGGGCCCGGTGCTGCAGGCCTTCCAGATGAACCAGCGGGAGGAGGTGCAGGATGGCGTTCGCCAGTACCTCGCCAAGCTGCATCAGCAGCTGCTGTCCGGAGCCGTTCCACAGGGCCGCAACGGGCGTGTGACGGTCTTTGTTCTGGGGCGGTATCGCGCGGATCGTGGCGCAGTGCCTTCGGATTGGAAGACGGCCTTCGGCAGCACGATGGACGTCGAGTTCCTAACCGCACATCGGTCGAAGGGACGCGAGGCGGACTACGTGATCCTGCCTGGCATGATCAACCGCAGCTTCCCGAGCCTGCGCGCGGATGACCCGGTGCTTTCGCTGGCCATGCCGGATGGGGATACCTATCCACTGAGCGAAGAACGGCGGTTGTTCTATGTGGCGCTTACTCGGGCGCGACGATCGGTTGCGATGTTCACCCAGCAGGGAAAACGCTCGCCGTTCCTGGATGAGCTGGTGAGGGACGGCGCAGTGGAAGTGACCGCGATTTCAGGTGCAGCCATCAACGAGGAGCGCTGCCCGGTGTGCAAGGTGGGCGTGTTTGTGGAGAGGAATGGGCCGCATGGCGCTTTCAGATCATGCTCCAGCTATCCGTTGTGCCATAACAAGCCGAACGGTGGGCGTCGGGGATGA
- a CDS encoding efflux RND transporter periplasmic adaptor subunit → MSTAPRHRRRVLIITSAVLCTMMALLAWLWPTPPPQLQVAPVTRGNIERVVEATGTLKPSRLVSVGAQVSGRIETLYVKLGDKVKAGDPIADIDSRTQRNALLSAQAAQRTARAHRDALATDLRQYQLTLQRQQALVSRQLVALADYDAAKAKVDATREQIAALDGEVVQRQTDVDVAQTNLGYTRITAPTDGTVLAVVARQGQTVNAVQSAPTIVMLGNQDVMTVYAEISEADVVHTALGQEAFFTILGDSDRRYSSTLRDIAPAPDSITNEDASSFAPAGTSAGANRTAMYYNGQFDVDNADGRLRSYMTAQVRIVLGRAKGVLTIPSAALGARATDGSYSVQVRGADGQPAPRRITTGLDDQINVEVRSGLQQGEQVVLVQTGDAAAAAAQP, encoded by the coding sequence ATGAGCACCGCACCGCGCCACCGCCGCCGCGTGCTGATCATTACTTCCGCAGTCCTCTGCACAATGATGGCGCTCCTCGCGTGGCTCTGGCCCACACCACCACCGCAACTGCAGGTAGCACCGGTCACCCGCGGCAACATTGAGCGGGTCGTGGAAGCCACCGGAACGCTGAAGCCCTCACGGCTGGTAAGCGTGGGCGCGCAGGTCTCCGGCCGCATCGAGACCCTGTATGTGAAGTTGGGCGACAAGGTGAAAGCTGGCGATCCGATTGCCGATATCGATTCGCGCACCCAGCGCAACGCGTTGCTGAGTGCACAGGCGGCACAGCGTACTGCGCGCGCCCACCGGGACGCGCTGGCCACCGACCTGCGCCAGTACCAACTGACCCTTCAGCGCCAACAGGCGCTGGTTTCGAGGCAACTGGTCGCGCTCGCGGACTACGATGCGGCCAAGGCCAAGGTCGATGCCACCCGTGAACAGATCGCCGCACTCGATGGCGAGGTGGTGCAGCGGCAGACCGATGTGGATGTGGCACAGACCAACCTGGGTTACACCCGCATCACTGCGCCCACCGATGGCACCGTGCTGGCCGTGGTCGCGCGGCAGGGTCAGACCGTCAATGCTGTGCAGAGCGCACCGACCATCGTGATGCTCGGCAACCAGGACGTGATGACCGTCTACGCCGAGATCTCCGAGGCTGACGTGGTCCACACCGCACTGGGACAGGAGGCGTTCTTCACCATCCTGGGCGACAGCGACCGACGCTACAGCAGCACGCTGCGCGACATCGCACCGGCACCCGACTCGATCACCAACGAAGATGCCTCCAGCTTCGCACCCGCAGGCACTTCGGCGGGCGCCAACCGCACCGCCATGTACTACAACGGCCAGTTCGACGTGGACAACGCCGATGGCCGCCTGCGCAGCTACATGACCGCGCAGGTGCGCATCGTTCTGGGGCGTGCCAAGGGCGTGCTGACCATTCCCTCGGCTGCGCTGGGTGCGCGCGCCACCGACGGCAGCTACAGCGTGCAGGTACGCGGCGCGGATGGCCAGCCTGCCCCGCGACGCATCACCACCGGGCTGGACGACCAGATCAACGTGGAAGTGCGCAGCGGCCTGCAGCAGGGCGAGCAGGTGGTACTGGTCCAGACCGGCGATGCCGCCGCTGCAGCCGCACAACCATGA
- a CDS encoding MDR family oxidoreductase — MSFKALLTRKTNDGVSTGLVDFDDANLMDGDVLVQVEYSTLNYKDALALTNTRPVIRTFPLIPGIDLSGVVLESSNADFQPGDRVVLNGWDLSMGHHGGLAQRARVRGEWLNRIPDNLSTRDAMAIGTAGYTAMLCVLALEQAGVTPDKGDVLVTGANGGVGSIAVAILSKLGYRVVAATGRPEHAEYLHSLGAAEIIDRAQLSEPRDRPVSAERWAGVVDVAGGPTLVNAIAETKYRGAVTACGLAQSDALHGSVLPFILRNVTLAGVDSVNAPQDVRQRAWDRLAADLDPQKLESTVQLIGLADVLEVYEQIIPGKVRGRIVVDVNA, encoded by the coding sequence ATGAGTTTCAAGGCACTGCTGACCCGCAAAACGAACGACGGCGTATCCACGGGACTGGTCGATTTCGATGACGCCAACCTGATGGACGGCGACGTGCTGGTGCAGGTTGAATATTCAACGCTGAACTACAAGGACGCACTGGCCCTCACCAATACGCGCCCGGTCATCCGCACCTTCCCGTTGATTCCCGGCATCGACCTTTCCGGCGTGGTGCTGGAGTCGAGCAATGCCGATTTCCAGCCCGGTGACCGTGTCGTGTTGAATGGCTGGGACCTGAGCATGGGCCACCATGGCGGTCTGGCGCAGCGCGCCCGCGTGCGTGGCGAATGGCTCAACAGGATTCCCGACAACCTGAGCACCCGCGACGCCATGGCCATCGGCACCGCTGGCTATACCGCCATGCTGTGCGTACTGGCCCTGGAACAAGCCGGCGTGACGCCCGACAAGGGCGATGTGCTGGTGACCGGCGCCAACGGTGGCGTCGGCTCGATCGCGGTGGCGATCCTTTCAAAGCTGGGCTATCGCGTTGTGGCCGCCACCGGGCGCCCGGAACACGCCGAGTACCTGCACAGCCTGGGTGCCGCCGAGATCATCGATCGCGCGCAGCTTTCAGAACCGCGCGACCGTCCGGTGAGCGCCGAACGATGGGCCGGCGTGGTCGATGTGGCTGGCGGCCCTACCCTCGTCAACGCGATTGCCGAGACGAAATACCGCGGTGCCGTCACCGCCTGTGGACTGGCGCAGAGCGATGCACTGCACGGCTCGGTGCTGCCTTTCATCCTTCGCAACGTGACCCTTGCGGGCGTGGATTCGGTGAATGCGCCGCAGGACGTTCGCCAGCGTGCGTGGGACCGGCTTGCCGCCGACCTGGATCCGCAGAAGCTTGAAAGCACGGTGCAGCTGATTGGGCTTGCCGACGTACTTGAGGTTTACGAGCAGATCATCCCGGGCAAGGTGCGTGGGCGGATTGTCGTGGATGTGAATGCCTGA